A stretch of DNA from Lotus japonicus ecotype B-129 chromosome 4, LjGifu_v1.2:
cggaagtttgttatagattagggaaccgatttgggattaccccttctatacttgctactaggaatagaggaagggttggggtttgatggcctgaatttgcatgatctaaaacctcatataaatgactaagtacacaaggaattgggcttagcttttgtatgggagaattgcttatgtgaggaatcaataagtgagtaactaggctatatcatcaaggagaggttcatgagttcatgtgcttagaatgatgtgcttaaattgactagttgaacaagaacccaaagcatgttattttctgaattgtctttttatttttccttttccttattactacttcgacatatctttGTTTCAATAAAACAAGCCTTCAttctcaaggcttaagctgaatctattcactcacaatccctgtggttcgatatttaaaaccgggtggattccgtacacttgcggatttaccaacaatgCCCACACAACCCTCGGGATCATAAGCGATCAAATCCAAAAGCTCTTAGAGCTCATCATGAGAGATTCTGATGATACAATTCAATGAACAATCATATATCATCGTCTGCTTCAATATGCAGAGTAGATATTCTTTAGAGTAAAATTATTTCTACCTCTATCATGTAACTGAACATAAAGAACATGCTTAAGAGTCAAATTTGACAAACAATACTTTATAGTTCCGAGGCTTAATTGATCTAATATCCCTCTTAGAAGAAGAGATTTAGAGTAGAAGAAAACAATATTTCTCAATATTATTTTGTGAGAAGTCATGTATAATACTTATTGTAAAGGAGGAGTCCTTCTAATACTTAGTAAGGAGGAGCCCtaataatacttgtaaggaggagTCCTTCGAATACTCAACAGTGCATGGAGAGGCTGTAGCCAAAGAACACTCAACTGCCTGAAGAGGCAAagacaaagaatacttgtttttCCTAGAGAGGCAGGGTGCAAAGAACACTTAAGTTGCCTGAAGAGGCAGGGTTCAAATATTGTAtagagaagtccttgatacttgaaCTTAGTGAAATATTGGCAATGTCGAGAACTGGATGTAGCCCTATTGTTCTGGGgatgaaccaggataaaattgcTGGTGTGCATCGTTTACTTCCCTGCTATTCATTTCCGTTGCACCAAACGATTTCAACAAAGATGATATATCTTTCAATCGTttggaaatccaagttttttGATGACACAATTTAAATCCCCCCTATTGTGCTACTCTGATCAACTTCACTTTACACCAACAGATAGAAGCTCAAACCTATGTTATCTACTAGTTACAGACTACACCTTTTTGGGCAAAAGGTCTTCATCAAACAGtgtcatgcatttaatgcaaCTGACATCGAGTACACAAAAGCACCGTTTGATCCAATGTCTAAAAGCTCTGTAGAGAACACACTCCAACGACTATCTTTTCTTGCAAAAGATTCAGAAGTATAAAAGGAAGCTATGAAGACTTGCAGTAGTAGCTTAAGTGCTCACAAGAAAAAAGCTTTCGACTCACAATCTAGAAAAGGTCATCATCATCGTCTTCTTCAACATGAAGAGAAGATTTTTCTAAGAGTCCAATCTTTCATCTAAATCTCTCATGTAAAAGAACATAAAGTACAATCTTAGAGTCATAACTCATTCTCAAATACTTTATGATTCATGGAGTGAATTGTATCTACCATCACTCTTTGAAGAAGATAAATATGTAGAAGTAAACGATCTTATAAAAGATTTTTTAAGGAGAAGTCATGCATACtatgtaaggagaagtcctacTACTACTTATGAGGAGAAATCCTAAGAATACTTGTTAATGCATGAAGAGGCAGTggcaaataaatacttgtttttcctggagatgcaTCGGTGAAAGAATACTCAgcaatgcctgaagaggcatgaaaaataatacttgtatggagaagtccttgatacatggttagtgaaatcttggtatagCCAATGACTGGACGTAGCCCTATCGTTCTGGGGGTTCATTGATTCCTCCATTACTCACACATTTCCGCTTCGCCAAACGACACCAACTCAAGCAACAATGTTTTCAATCGTttggaaatccaagtttttgGATGGCTCAATTCAAACCCTCCATTTCTTGTGCTACTTCTGATTATCTTGGAAGaagtttttgaattttaaattaaaaagtcAATGTGCATTAAGGTGGAAAACATGGAGGTTAATGCAATTAAGTACATGTTCCTTGACTTTCTTTATGAAGGGGCCTAGTTTTGAATGCATGGATTTTGAAAGGacctttttgaaaataaaattcccCTCATTTAAGTCACGAAGGGCTTGTTTTTTAATCTCTAAAAGTGAAGGTTTTAATTGGATTTTAATGGAGGATTAaagattaaaataaatgagattTTGGGCaagaaatagaagaagaaaataattgcAAGATGACCATTGGTTTGACTTTTGATGGCTGAATATTTCAAACCATTTTGTATGGAAATCTCATTTAGGACTTACTTTGAATGCATTATGCCCAAACCTctactataaatagagagctTTGACATTTGCATTTTCCACACCAAGAGGTCTCCTCTCTTCTCTTCCTAGTGtgagctctctctccctctcttgttcttcattttatttttctttcttttgttttattccTTGATCAAGGTGATGCTGGTCATTCTTAGTATGCTATGTGGTTGCAATATAAAATGGTCTTTCACATCCAAAAAAGAATGATCATTTGATTGAGTTATCAAGGAAAAGTTTGTGAAAATGGTAttagagccgacctctcccagtacgatGTGGTTCGGGGATGAACCAAGCAGAAGTTGGTGGGCCTATgacacccggggccgacgaggacGGGGAGCGATCGTCGGTGTAGGAGCTGATCCTgtcaggcttctaggcggatggacacatgaatgaaccgatatCGCACACAAACAAGAGGTATTCTAAGACTGTATAGGTATGaaactatacagttgaggagggcataaaagatttgattggtactactcatgacaacaagatgcatcttcttttcgggagcccaacttaTAAAAACTCCATgtttaagtgtgcttgccttgaaGCAATATTGGGATGAGTGACCTCCTGAGACGTTTTCCCAAGAAGTgcgtaagtgaggacaaagcgtgctgaaaagactcgtgttgttaacGTGAGGTCAGTCGTCATATCGTGATGTTACACAACACTTGTATCTTCTTACTACGATTGAATCTTAAGGTTAGTTTCAAAGCAGTACAAGCAACGAAAAAACATTTATCAGTGGCCTTGCCCAAGCTTCGGTGGGGCTCATCTGTCGTCTTCAATCATCTAGGCAATGGAACATCTATCGTGCTCCGTCGTCAAGCACGAGACGCGATGGGCTCTTGCAAAAGACATTTGAAGCCCAAGCCATATGAGATTTTAGCAGGGTAACGGTAGGGTCAATCGTATGTACCTGATGTATAATACATGAGCTATTTATAGAATGACGTCGACTATCAGTCACCGCCGTGTAGCGAAAATATTCTCGAATGTACATCTCGTTGAACGGTCCTGATTGACTCTTTGGTTGGTTGTTTATCCATTTCCTTTGACCACACCTATGTTCTAGACTTGTCTCCTGAAATTATCTCCAATAAGCTGAAGGGTTGATTCTAAACCTTCCATGGAGATATTCGTAGGGTAATGTCTGGTGTGAGGTATGATTCGTGCTACGGACTCGGGTCAAGTCATCCATTATCGTCAAACTGGATAGACTTTATCCTCTTGGATCATCTGGTGCTTCAGACCGTACCCAATGATAGTCAGCCGACGATGGGCCGAACCACGGAGGGTCAAGTCTGAACacatctttttgttttttaatttttataaccTGTTCATAGCTTAGATTTTTAACAAATAGTGGTGGTTGCGTTGCGCCGAAATATTGATACATGCACCATATGCATATTCCCAAGTCAAAACTTTTAAGGAGAGAAAGTGAAAGCTCACCAACACTGATACTCGATTGGGTAGTAacgacgaagaagaagaaggaaagctTATGGTGTCGGCCATTCGTGTTGCCAGTACCGTAGTCAAAATCTGTTGTGTTGTTTCAAAGTTTGCAGCACATGTTTCTGTATATCACTAATTTGATTTGCTTTAATTAAGTTACAACCTTCGTTATATTCAATTGATCAAGTCCCACTTTGATGGAAAAAGCCCCACGCTATACTTAAGAACAACGCCTGTATCATAATTGATGATCACTTGCCctttttattactttttttcttaaaccaaaaataaaattaatagtaGTTTatcgcttataaaaaaaaaagaaaaaaattaatagtagTTGGTAATTGAATGTGATATTTGAGATACAGCTAAAAGGAATAGCCTTTTAAGGTTACGACCAAAAATATGTGTCTGGTTCGTGTGGTGATCTTCAATATTGACCATTAATATATTCTCTTTCTTTTGGGCTCCATTGTCTGCCAAATAGAACTAGACTGAACTGGAACCCCCATTTTTTACACTTTTTATTCCATGACCGGCTCGCAACCTCTCTGAGTCTTATAATTCTTCTTCCCACATCTCCTGATTGTTGAATGATCAATACTAGTATTAAATGGCTTTACTTCTCTAATTAAATTATAGGGTGTGTCTAAtatacttgttttttttttggtacaatctAATATACTTGTTAAAAGTGGTGCACATGGATCAATATCTTTTACCTTAGTAAGTTAcacattaatttaaattttcatttaaatttacaataatttatattttaaattttagtatTTTGCAAGGGATTATATATGTTCATCGGTCTCTTCCAGCACCATCGATCCCTTAGCCCCCTACAACTCCAGGCCACCAAGGGTTTATGTTCATCGGTCTCTTCCAGCACCATCCCTTAGCCCCCTACAACTCCAGGCCACCATCGCCTCCTCTTAATTGTCAGCGCCCAACACTTCCTTCTTGTTGTCGACTTTAGTGTCACCCGCATACACTGCCCAATTCCTCCTTCTCATCTGCCAACCCATCCCCCTTTCCATAAAAATCTTTGATTCTTCCCCTTCCCTCCGCTCTCTCCAACAACTACACACCTTCACGATTGTCTAATCCCCCAAAAACTCCACCTTGGAACCTAAGTGTGACTCGATCTCGACCCACCTCTACCTCATTGTTGTGTTTCCCGCCCTCGCTGTCGCGGTCCGATCCTCTTATTGCTCTGCTGAATCAAAACCTTACTGACTCGACACTATCATCGATAGTCATCGTCGATCAGTGAATCCCATTAGCATAATCCAAGCCCAAAACCGAAGCATTTAATTTGTCGAGCAACAACACTCTATAGCATAAAGTGATGGCTGTCTTGTATTGCTATGAAGGAGGAAGAACCTGATAAGAAGGAAGAGGTATTAGAACCTTGAGCGGGGATGCGTCTGTTGTCGGATAGGGAGAAAATATGCTGGAGACGAGTCCTTTCATTTAAAAAGTAGGGTGTCGATCCTTAGGCCGAAGGTGACGAAGGCCGTAGCAAAGCCTCGCTATGAAGAAGTCGGAGAAGGCTAAGAAACGTAGTACGAAATGATGTGGTTCATATTTTCCTAGCTCTTAGGACATCAATGATCGAACTCTATATCACTTAGTCAtagagactctgataccactaatgaGAATCAATTATcctaaaagcttaagttgttagATAAATGACacattaatgaaattaaatttcttcttttttccctttttatataatataaccTTAaggcaaaaagaaaacaaagaaatcttcctatgagtttgaactttgaacctAAGACCGAGAAAATTATACAAACCAATCGACTCAATGACACTGGCTCGACTAAGTCAATGACAAACAAGTTTGAAACATTGCTAAAGAGTACAAACGCTCTAGTTTAGTTATCAATCAAAAAgtgtgaaaataaaaaataacatatcttgaaacatttttttcttcgtAAAAAGTAACTTAAACACATTTACTGAAAAACGAAACGAGTAACAAACAAACTTTATACATCAAAGTTTCGTATGTATCTCTCACTTTTCATCATATCACATCAATTACTAATCTCTCTCACTCTATTTTTCTCTCTTGGCTTTCTACACCCATCAACTATATAGCCAATATTTTTCTCAACGAGTAATGATTCCCCACACAAACTTTTCATTCCATCTTAtttcaacttattttttattcataCATCTCTTTGCATTTCTTATCACACTGTCTATCATATATATTattcatttatctctcttcCCTTCCTATCTTATCATCCTAGCTAGTAAGTGATTTTAAAGTGTCAAAACATTATTCATCCTCATACAAACATGCTACTAATCTAGTTATCACTGCGGTCGATGTGTGATCTGCCTATATTccagtttatttatttaatttcaactGGTTTATAGTTTGAAGAATTTAGGGGAGAAATtctattattatatttatatagatatagatttatGTGTGGATCAAAAATAGTTCCACAAACTTTCTCCACCAGAATTatcaggcgacggtggtgggTTCATTCTGGGAGGAGACAGCAGCATTCCCTCAGCCATGTCGATCAGCAAATTTGGCATGAAGAATATGGCTTCCTCATCCATAAATTCAGTTTCAGACAAAAGAGTGGCATCAGCAACAGCATCAATGTTATTAGGAGGCTCATGAACTGTGTCTGTGTTCCCAGCTGCTgctgcagcagcagcagcatcaGTTTCCTCCATTTGTTGCGcagcagcagtagcagcactGCGGATGTCCGCAGGGGATTTGGATGCCGGCACCGGATACTTGTCGGCGGAGTCAGGGAAGTTGAGAACTGCTCCACCGCCTTTTAGGGCCAGCGCCGCCACATCATAGGCAGCGGCGGCCATCTCAGGGGTGGGGTACGTTCCCAGCCATATGCGTGTGTCCTTGCGTGGCTCCCGGATTTCAGTGACCCATTTTCCTCGCCGGCACCGGATTCCATGGTAGACTGGATGCCTcttggaagatgatgatgatgatgaggccATGTTTGGAGATTGGAGAAGTGCACAAAACAAGGGCTTGCTGTTTGGCACGTGGGAAAATGAGCTAGGTGCGGCAGTGAAAAGGTAGGGTTAGAACAATGGAACTTCTTGACGCAATTTTGTAGTACTTTTTTACTTGGAGGATATATCCTATATGGCTAAATACTACATTTATGGTATTATATGATGTCCATAGAATGTTTAATTTGTATATAAGAACAATGAATTTAAGACATCACTAGCTACTACCTTGTATATAGTTTTGCTGGGAAATACTTGAAGAATTGAATGAGGAGATGGTGGTTTGCATTTGAGAGAGTAAGCGTAGATATATGCAAGAGAAGTAGTGTGCAGAAAAAGTGAAACCGTGGGGAATTCGTGGCATAACTGAGTGTGTGATGATGATTTTTATTAGATCTTCCATGAAAATATAGTTGGCGCTTCATTGCGTTCCAACTATGAATGTTTTAATGTTTATGGAAATAATTAAGCGAATGGAAAACAATAATCAGATATTTGGAGAATGATTGATTAATTGACAACTCATTAATAGAAAATTGAATTTCTGTGGTAGTGCAGTTCCTATAGTTATACTCCATTAATAGGAGTACTAATTAAAAGTAATCTAATTCATTCGTGTTGGGTTAGGTAGGATTATCATGCGGGTCAAAATTTTCTTTACCAAATAGTATTTAACACAACTACATTCTTATAATTAAATTCAAAACATCTGTTCAAATTAGAATAACTCCGTGTTTGTTGACATACAATAATACTTGTGATAATTATATATTGTCATTGATTTGCCAAAAGTGTTAGTATTAGTGATTTAGCAAAATGGATGTAACATAAGTAACAAACCATTGATCCagaattaatttaaattaggGATGACTTACCATTTTTCTTGCAGTCGAGACCCTGTACAAATTGTCACACTTGACTTTAATGCAGACAAAACTTCAGCTGTAAGCCCCTTTCTTTTGACTTCAATTATATACGAGGTTAGGAGAGTTTGATTTTCCGGCTTACAAGAAGTTTGGTTGTTTCTCATTATTTCTCCGTGTCCGTGCATTCATGTATCATTAATTTCTCCTTAAAAAAATGTATCATTAATTTTCATGAGAAATGCAAACAAacagtttttaatatttttttcacttAGTATATTTTAGATAagctttttttttggttacatatgGAAGAAAACATGACTAACTAAGCAAGAATATCCTAGCAAAGCAATGGAACAACGGAGGAAGGTGGCCACCGCCAAACCCGCCACGCACAGCTTGTTGACGTTGCAATGCTATAGCCAAGGCATCCGCCACCATATTGCGCTCCCTCGGAGTATAGCTCACTGTGACATTCCAGTTGTGTTGGAGCAAATTATTCAATGAAATTCATAACAAACTCACTAAATAATACTCCCTCTTCATTTCAAAATGATTGTTGTTCTACTTTTTTACTGAGAGAATTCACATGGACATAAGAAAACAATTAAATTGTGTCTATAAAAACTTTTTGTTGGTTGACAACTTTTAATCATTTTGAGTTAAAAGTTTATCGTTCAATTGTTCAATCTAAAGATGATGCAACGGAT
This window harbors:
- the LOC130713846 gene encoding ethylene-responsive transcription factor ERF026-like, whose product is MASSSSSSSKRHPVYHGIRCRRGKWVTEIREPRKDTRIWLGTYPTPEMAAAAYDVAALALKGGGAVLNFPDSADKYPVPASKSPADIRSAATAAAQQMEETDAAAAAAAAGNTDTVHEPPNNIDAVADATLLSETEFMDEEAIFFMPNLLIDMAEGMLLSPPRMNPPPSPDNSGGESLWNYF